In the Ilumatobacteraceae bacterium genome, one interval contains:
- a CDS encoding LysM domain-containing protein: protein MTTTMTTAMNVEPTFGAQTAPRRPATARTYQRRRAVVGGLLAVVVAVGLVVTHDVLAGSGGEPASAAASRPTPARSTVTAQPGDTLWSIAQAHRGDVSVHRYVDKLVDLNGGASIQAGQQVVLP, encoded by the coding sequence ATGACCACAACGATGACCACGGCGATGAACGTGGAGCCGACGTTCGGGGCGCAGACCGCCCCGAGGCGTCCGGCGACCGCCCGCACCTATCAGCGGCGGCGGGCCGTCGTCGGCGGCCTGCTGGCCGTCGTGGTCGCCGTCGGGCTCGTGGTCACCCACGACGTGTTGGCCGGCTCCGGTGGCGAACCTGCCTCCGCCGCCGCGAGTCGGCCAACACCGGCTCGATCGACCGTCACGGCGCAGCCGGGCGACACGTTGTGGTCGATCGCACAGGCCCATCGGGGTGACGTGTCGGTCCACCGGTACGTCGACAAGCTGGTCGATCTCAATGGCGGCGCCTCGATCCAGGCCGGCCAGCAGGTCGTGTTGCCCTGA
- the nrdR gene encoding transcriptional regulator NrdR, with protein MHCPVCRADDTKVVDSRLAQEGASVRRRRQCVSCTHRFTTFERVEEVPLVIVKSTGATELFDRSKIVHGVRSAAKGRSVDDEAIERLAVEVEDEIRLAGGGEVSSSRVGLAVLERLRGLDEVAYLRFASVYKNFDAASDFQSELELLSKLGANG; from the coding sequence GTGCATTGTCCCGTCTGTCGTGCCGACGACACCAAGGTGGTCGATTCGCGGCTCGCCCAGGAAGGTGCGTCGGTCCGCCGACGCCGGCAGTGTGTGTCGTGTACCCATCGGTTCACGACGTTCGAGCGGGTCGAGGAAGTGCCGCTCGTCATCGTGAAGTCGACCGGAGCGACCGAACTGTTCGACCGGTCCAAGATCGTCCACGGGGTTCGCTCGGCGGCCAAGGGTCGTTCGGTCGACGACGAGGCGATCGAACGGTTGGCGGTCGAGGTCGAAGACGAGATCCGTCTGGCCGGTGGGGGAGAGGTCTCGTCGAGTCGGGTCGGCCTCGCCGTGCTCGAACGTCTTCGTGGACTCGATGAGGTCGCGTATCTGCGGTTCGCCTCGGTCTACAAGAACTTCGACGCCGCGTCCGACTTCCAGAGCGAACTCGAGCTGCTCAGCAAGCTCGGAGCCAACGGCTGA
- a CDS encoding dihydrofolate reductase family protein, translated as MTAPTTAPPTLRRLLPHPAAAISVRAAYDVERPERSDRPWVGLCMVTSLDGSIAVGGTSGTLGNANDLEILLTLRSLADLLLVGAGTVSGEGYGPPKKPGQRIGVVTNRGSVDLDSALFTSGAGFVITSERTEIDDSRVDVLRAGRDQVDIATALGRLDEVTPGVRYVQAEGGARFNASLLDADVIDELDLTLSPHLVGGVGPRLTAGADEAMRDYALAHLLADDEGFVFSRWLRAC; from the coding sequence ATGACGGCGCCGACGACCGCACCACCGACGCTGCGGCGTCTGCTCCCCCATCCGGCGGCCGCGATCTCGGTCCGAGCCGCCTACGACGTCGAACGCCCCGAACGGTCCGACCGCCCCTGGGTCGGGCTCTGCATGGTGACCAGCCTCGACGGGTCGATCGCCGTCGGCGGCACCTCGGGCACGCTCGGGAACGCGAACGACCTCGAGATCCTGCTCACGCTCCGGAGCCTGGCCGACCTGCTGTTGGTCGGCGCCGGCACGGTGAGCGGTGAGGGGTACGGCCCCCCGAAGAAGCCCGGCCAACGGATCGGCGTGGTCACCAATCGCGGCAGCGTCGATCTCGACAGCGCACTGTTCACGAGTGGCGCCGGCTTCGTGATCACCAGCGAGCGGACCGAGATCGACGACTCTCGGGTCGACGTGCTGCGCGCCGGCCGCGACCAGGTCGACATCGCGACCGCACTCGGCCGACTCGACGAGGTGACGCCGGGCGTCCGCTACGTCCAGGCCGAAGGCGGCGCCCGGTTCAACGCCAGCCTGCTCGACGCCGACGTCATCGACGAACTCGACCTCACCCTGTCGCCGCATCTGGTTGGCGGCGTGGGGCCCCGGCTCACGGCCGGGGCCGACGAGGCGATGCGCGACTACGCCCTCGCCCATCTCCTCGCCGACGACGAAGGATTCGTGTTCAGCCGTTGGCTCCGAGCTTGCTGA
- the lexA gene encoding transcriptional repressor LexA: protein MADKKISARQQQILEFISEQMRDRGYPPSVREIGEAVGLTSPSTVHSHLNTLSRLGYLRRDPTKPRAIEVRWDPNSGVVMDRRPVQHVPLVGDVAAGTDVLAQENVEELYPMPSDFTGSGDLFMLRVRGDSMVDVGILDGDFVIAAQQNTANQGDIVVAGIPGDEATVKTYRVEGTEIVLVPANPTMEPMRFSPDDVTVFGRVVTVMRRL from the coding sequence ATGGCCGACAAGAAGATCAGCGCTCGCCAACAACAGATCCTCGAGTTCATCTCCGAGCAGATGCGCGACCGCGGGTATCCCCCGTCGGTTCGTGAGATCGGCGAGGCCGTCGGCCTGACGTCGCCGTCCACGGTGCACAGCCATCTGAACACGCTGTCCCGCCTGGGGTACCTGCGCCGCGACCCGACCAAGCCCCGCGCGATCGAGGTTCGGTGGGATCCGAACTCCGGCGTGGTGATGGACCGCCGTCCGGTGCAGCACGTGCCGCTGGTCGGCGACGTCGCGGCCGGCACCGACGTGCTGGCACAGGAGAACGTCGAAGAGCTCTACCCGATGCCGTCCGACTTCACCGGTTCCGGTGATCTCTTCATGCTCCGGGTTCGAGGCGACTCGATGGTCGACGTCGGCATCCTCGACGGCGACTTCGTGATCGCCGCCCAGCAGAACACGGCCAACCAGGGTGACATCGTCGTCGCCGGGATCCCCGGCGACGAGGCCACGGTCAAGACCTATCGGGTCGAGGGAACCGAGATCGTGCTCGTGCCCGCCAACCCGACGATGGAACCGATGCGATTCTCTCCCGACGACGTGACCGTCTTCGGTCGTGTCGTCACCGTGATGCGACGCCTCTGA